TGATTTTCCGCAGGTACCGGGAGGTGCAACTGCGTTCCGCAACTTTCTCGAGATTCGCGAGAGGCTGCGGGTGTTATACTGCGGGGATCGGGAATTATGAATTGCGAGTTTTGCGGAAGATACGCTAACAAGCCCGAACTTTACGTACGCTATATGGGTGTAACAAGTATAGTTACTTGCCGCGACTTCGCCGAGATTATTTTCTAATAGATCCTGCATATCGAGCGTCGCTGGCATGTCTGCGTTTGTATTTTCACTGCAAAAGTTGAAGCGAAAGGAGACTCGTTAATTACTTCCGCTTCTTGGCCGTGAATGAGATTTTTCCGCGCGGGAAAGTGTCCCGGCCGCGCTCGCTGCTGTTTCAATGGGCTTGAGAGAGAAATACCGCGGCGCCGCAAAGCTTAAGCGGCTCTCGGCGACGTTATTCAATTTCCAGCTGTTTTTTAACGCTTATTATACGTGGGCGCGCTACACTCGAGGGTttgctttttcaaaaattcgcaCGTTTCTTATAGCACTGACGTTATTTACTGTGTATCGTATAAAAATCACACTGGAAAAAAGATAAGGGAAGCTATACCTAAACACGCTGCTGTAAACAAGGCTCCTCCTCGAGAGCTAtactctcgagagagagagcgacgatAAATTTCCCTAAACGCACAAAGGAGTTATAAAACGGGGCAAATATTTGCCCCGCGGAGCGGGTCGGGCAAAAATGCCGGGGAATAAAAGAAACACGAGCCATGCTAGCCAGCTTCTATGAAGCGAATTTATTGCCAGATTATCCGGCAGGCTGAAACGGAGTTTCAGTTTGTACGTTAGCCCGCGATATTTCatttctctgcgcgcgcgcgcgttcgatgCCGCGAAATAAATGCTTTCCCAATAATCTCCTTTGCGTGTATACGCGTTCGCGCATCTATACCCGTGTATATACACGCCTAGTTTGCATTTACGCGTCcctgttgcgcgcgcgcgcgcgcgcgttcttcACGGCAACGAAAACGCGCTGGgggtagaaagagagagaggtgaaaaaaaagagagagaaaaactgcGGATCTGTCCAGCGGCTCGGAACAACGTTTTCGCGAACGcggctctttttcttctctcacTCGGCGGTGGTGGTTCAGAGTCGAAAGTGCCAGCAGCGCGATCCGTCAGGTTGGAATTAATGCGTGCGTGTGCGAAAAATTCCGGCGGCCGCACGCGAATTAACGCCGTTTTCGGGAGGGAATTCCCTCGCGGGCGGATGAATTTCCGGGCGGGCCGAGGATTATTCGAGGAGTTCACGCGGTGGCTCTCTGCAGGTCTTGGAAAGTTTGTGTAAATACATTGTATTGTGTGGGCTGAGTAAGttcgaaaacaattttttttattgataaatagCATTTATTCAGAAAATTAGGTTCAAGTGTACAGATCGTTAGTGGCTGTCCTCTTGCGAGAGTGCAAGAGAACGGTATATTATTTACAGGTTCCTTATAAAATAATCTCACTATAACGGATGAAGTTGTAATGGGTGTACAACTACAATGGATTACAAGCTAGTCTCACTATTGAATGACGCACTGTTGGTACTCGTGactattttattttccaaacGCAGCATGCCTGTTGGTACTTTCAGCCAGGGACGAGTGGCTTTCCGTCAAATGCTGGACGTATTGCCGCCACACGATGATGGATGGCTCACGGCTGACGGGAAGCATTCCGGTCACGTTTACGCTCTATAGGCCGCCACAGCTGACACGCACAAACTGATTTCGGAAAACAACTTAGTCACTCTCGAGCAGTTCCAATATCATACTTCTTATCTCGCtggtttgtttgtttttatgaAAGAAACTTGGGAATTGGTTTTGAAACTTATTGAACGCCGACTATCGTGCAGTTTTGCCGATTACTCCACGTGACGTTGTTGATTTGCGCTCCTCTAAAAGCGGAAGGTTGCGCCTAAAGTGGGTACTATCTTTCCACCAGGGAGTCTCGTAGCACCACCTCCAGCGGTGAACTGGCCCTGCTTGCCAGTGTAGAAGTTACGCTGGACGTCAAAGTTGTAGGTTGGACGTCTTTCCGGTCCACTAAGGGGTTTAATGTGCGTGAAACTGACGGAACCGCGGTCACCAGGGTTGGCCTCACGTTTGAAGCGCCAGCTTCCCTGAACGCCAACCGTGGGTTCCCATCTTTGACCCGGTAGCTTCTGGGCGCCACCTCCAGCGGTGATCTGGCCGTTCTTGCCCTGCCAGATGTTGTGCTGGTAGTCGACATTCCAAGATGGACGTCTCTCCGGGCCACTGAGGTCCTTACTTCCAGTAACGCTAATGTGTCCGTTCTGCGGAGAAGCTTCGCGCTTGAACCTCCAGGTTGCGTGGGCGCCAAAAGTGGGTTCTATCCTACCACCGGGTAGTCTTGTACCACCACCTCCGGCGGTGATCTGGCCCTGCTTGCCATTGTAAATGTTGTGCTGGTAGTCGAGGTTGTAGGTAGGTCGTCTATCAGGTCCACTGAGGGGCTTGATTTGCGTAAGGCTGACGGAACCATGGTCACCAGGGTTGGCCTCACGTTTGAAGCGCCAGCTTCCCTGAATTCCAACCGTGGGTTCCCATCTTTGGCCTGGCAGCTTCTGGGCACCACCTCCAGCGCTGATCTGGCCGTTCTTGCTCTGCCAGATGTTGTGCTGGTAGTCGACATTCCAAGATGGACGTCTCTCCGGGCCACTGAGGTCCTTGCTTCCAGTAACGCTAATGTGTCCATTCTGCGGAGAAGCTTCACGCTTCCAGCGGGGCTTGAACGGATTTGGCGGTCGGTTCTGAAAAATGACGTTGTCTTTTAAGTTCTCTGCTCCTATATATAATGCTCAAATTTCGATTCGTGTATAAGAAAGTAACGCTTACTATGTACGGCGGTCTCGCCGTCGGCCTGGGCCTGATGTTGGCAGACACTACGATGACCGTAGCCGCAAAGGCGAGAAGTGCGAGGGCTGCTTTCATCTTGAGTTTCTGCAAGAAGTAAAGCAGGATCAGCCAAGAAACGAAAAAATATCCCCGAGAAAAGAGTTCACAAGTATAGGCAGCAGAGAGTTCACAAGTATAGGCAGCAGAGACTACAGCATTGAAAACAAGCGAGATAGCCTCAACTGAATACACTCTTCAATCAGAACCTCACTCCCTCTCGAAAGCGCTTACCTGTGCTAGAAGTAACTCTGAACTGTCGAGTGCAGATCGGACTGTGCCATGTTCGCCTCGTGAAAGCGTTTATATACGAAGCGCCGCCTCCAGCGTTCCTCCATCCATTCGCATGCAGCCTGAGTCACACTGCGGCCGGGATACATACGCTCGCGCGGGGAACCACTGCCGCACTGGCCGTCTCTCGCGCTCAGCGGGGGAATCACACACGCAGACACAGCGCGTCGTGATGCTGCGCGCGGAGGTCGAAGACCGTAAAATGCCGACGAAGAGAAAGAGTATACGTGCGTGTAGCCTATATGCACACACGCATCAGAGGAATCCCCAGTCGCTCGGCGAAGCGATTATGGATCGATTGCACTTCCGAGGCGGCTCGTTTTTTCCTCGCCGCTTATATATAGTCGCGGCCTTGGAGCCGAGATGAGAAGAGAATAGCGCCGGCTCTCGTTTCCTCGTGCGATAGCGCAGATGCGGACTTTCCGAGTTTTGCGAAGCGTCGCGACTTATCTCACGCGTTTTGAATGCCCTCGTCGGGGGTTTTACTAATCTCGCTGGATTTTCCTTATCTCTGTTATGCTATAACGAGGCTCGCAGAAATGCGCGTATAGCGTTGTCGGCTGTTATCGTTCTTTGTCATAAGTGTATTGCAGTGCGCGGAGAGTCGGAGCGACTGTTGATCGAGTGACAAATGTCGACGGTAGTTTGTTGCATTAAGACTTTGCTCTCGGTTGACATTTATATacgatattatattatacgcgtGATCTGTTGTTAAACGTATGAGCTTTACAGCTCTGTGTTCCTAGAGTTTATCGCatagagaaaaagtgagaCGAATTTGGTTCAGCAATGTGTATCTCGTTCAGGTGATTCCCAGCGACTCGGTTCACATAAATCATTTCACATAAATCAgcttattattaatttctctGTATAATTCTGACGTCAGTAGTGCCAGGAACTTTTCGCTTATTTCTCAATGTCTACGTATACGTAGAATCaatgaagaaataattattcctCCTTCTCCTATCTCTCCATAAGGATACTTAAAATCGATCCAACCCCGGGAATATCGGCGCGGTACTTTAAACTTGCTCTTCCGAAGTCCCTCGGCGCGGGCGTCTATCGGCAGTTTTTcgtatttaataaataaagtttcTCCCCGGGCAGGGAAACTCAAATCGAGCCGCAGCATCGGAATTCGCAAGCGTATCGCCGCCGTCTCGAGAttaatacaactttttcccgCGTTGCGGATCCTCCAACTCGCCCTGTAACTTATACAGACTTTTTACTtctgcgcagcagcagcaacgtgTACGAGAAGACTTTTCTACAACTTGATTTTTCTTCCCCGTCTCCGCCGCGGAAAATGAGAGCCGGCTTTTTCACTCATTCCTTCGGGGGACATTTGAATATACGCGGCTCGCGTCTCTCGCGGGTGAGAATTTCATTTTCGCCCTTTTTCAGTACCGAAGTCTGCGTGTAACGCTTTACTGGCGCTACGACTTGTACGTGGAATCGCAGCCGGCGGTCTATGGGAAAGTATAGCGAACTGAAAAACGCGCTGAGACGATAGCGGAACAAATTTATCGCGCACGTGTTGCGCTCGAAAAAAGCatcttccccccccccctctctctctctctcgttaatTAAAGCGAATCCAACTTTCCGAAAACCGAGAAAACTCTCGGCGCCAAAAGCCAGACGGCGCGTGGTTCCAATTAAAGAGCCGCTCGCGTATACGGCCCCGATTATACGAGCTACGGCGTGTAAACGGGAGAGCTTCTCTCCTTCTTTGCGCGTACATCAGAGAAAACTCTAATTGCGCCTCACGCTCTTTTCGAAAAACTCATCCTCTCATTTCTGCGCAGGCGAAAATTTTCCGGCGCTAAAACAGGCCTCGCATTTGTATTCACGCGCGAGTATGCAACAACCCGGGCGATTTCGCGCGGGATATAAACGCCTTTCTTTTTCAATCTCCCGCCGCGCCTTATGCGCTCCCTTACATCTCTCGTGCGCGTGGTATTTCATTAAATCCGACTCGAGCACGCGGAATTTATCGTCCAAGTTTTCCCGGCCGGCCGTCCGTGCTTTTGGATTTTCGCGGATATTTTTACctccgacgacgacgtcgcgaGTTTTTCCGCCCGGAAGGTCCCTCTCCGTTGCTGCCGCCTCTGGCGAtgccttctctctcttgtatacgcgtatatatactttttccaggcttatttctctctttatttctctctgtgtgtgtatacgcagCTGCGCTCCTTTGCGCCGGGTTGGAAAAGCGCTAACATGtgggacacacacacacacacacagcataTACACGTACAGAAAGATAAGGGAAAAGAGCGAGCGCGAAAGCTGCTCTCGGATTCACAAGGCGGCCGAGTTATGAACGTGCGGGGAAGAATCGTTAATCGCACTCCCGACGATTCACGAGCTCGAAATTCATTAGCTCCGGGATTTTCGAACTCGAGTGTATGAAAGAGTGCAAAGACTTTGCTCCCGCGGACTCCACTCCACACGACTTCGTAATTGTCCGCTGAATTATTATGCGACCGCTGCAGCGGACCGCGAATTCCCGTCTTTATTAACTCCCCGAGCCTTGGAAGTAGTTATACCCAGTCGGTATAGAGTTGGACGTCCTCTCTGTAAATAATTTAGGCTACTGGGGATGCGGGTGCACTTGGAAACTCGGCAAAACTCTCGCATCCGCGCGTAGGACTTCTCCACGCGATTTTCGGCAAGCAATGCTTCGTTATAGGCGTAggtatataaaattaaaaaaaagcactCGATAAATTCTTAAGCGCATTAGCCTTCGAGCGTCCAAGCGCCGAAAGGATTTGAAATAACGAAGGAAAAAAGCGGTGCGTCGCGCGCAGTTTCGGCTCCGATTCAATTTCGCCGGGGCGTGTGTAAGGCTGAGATTATTCGGGCAAAGGTGTGTGCGAATGCGTATATCCGGCGAAATGAAAAAAGGCCGATAGAGAGAGGGgaaaaatctttgaaaaattttcggGAAGAGTAGAGTGAAAAGCTACGTCGATTGACGAGGCGATCGACTGCGTTGAGTTTTCAATATTCTTTCGAATGAAAATACACCCATGTATATATTCTTGGTGTTTACGCGTACGCGGTATATCGTTGATGTTCTTTTCCCCCTTCATTCTATCGTATTTTATTCCCGGAATAACGAAACGACAGTATAGTCGGAGtggaaataaatattaactgtacTTCAGTTGcagtgcgcgcgtatacacgttTCATTGATTTTCAGCCCCGCCGCGGCAAATCTGAGATATCAATCGAGTTCCATACACACGACGCGATGATCGAATGAACCACACGACGACGACTTGCATGAGTATTTCCCTGCCTCGGCGGAACTGATTGCTTTTTTTATGGAAAACTGAATAAACTCTCGCTCAAAGTATATTTGCCTCGCATTCGCGATTTCTTTTTATCGCCGATACGCTTCATTGCGGATACTTCTGCAACGTGATCCTCGAATAAACGTAGTTGATCAAATGTACGCGCGACATTTGAAAACGGCAAATTcccaaataataaaaatgaccATTATCGAATTCGAATATATGAGCCAAATGAATTACAATTCAGCGATCGT
The sequence above is drawn from the Nasonia vitripennis strain AsymCx chromosome 4, Nvit_psr_1.1, whole genome shotgun sequence genome and encodes:
- the LOC100116503 gene encoding uncharacterized protein LOC100116503 isoform X1 — its product is MKAALALLAFAATVIVVSANIRPRPTARPPYINRPPNPFKPRWKREASPQNGHISVTGSKDLSGPERRPSWNVDYQHNIWQSKNGQISAGGGAQKLPGQRWEPTVGIQGSWRFKREANPGDHGSVSLTQIKPLSGPDRRPTYNLDYQHNIYNGKQGQITAGGGGTRLPGGRIEPTFGAHATWRFKREASPQNGHISVTGSKDLSGPERRPSWNVDYQHNIWQGKNGQITAGGGAQKLPGQRWEPTVGVQGSWRFKREANPGDRGSVSFTHIKPLSGPERRPTYNFDVQRNFYTGKQGQFTAGGGATRLPGGKIVPTLGATFRF